A single genomic interval of Adhaeribacter pallidiroseus harbors:
- a CDS encoding OmpA family protein, whose product MKQIFKRAGAVALGLCGLVATTTNAQTADKKWAIGAHANVVQYRGDDGSEFYDSQEGRVGYGLTFSRYLNRALDFSIQANRSRIDYNNNVLGGGPYVPGGRLNYYFDGHMTTVVGAFKFKIGSLIKEGARFDPYLMAGYGGAFAKTSGRGGYGMWPSQTGSYINDGSYANDLVLGAVGLNIRFSETVALTLQTGQLYLFTDQLDGWRGQDADLHDRFLQHTAGLTFSLGKAKDADMDGVPDRKDKCPDTPTGVKVDENGCPVDTDKDGVADYQDNCPDVAGVAALNGCPDKDNDGVADAQDQCPDQPGTPALNGCPDADADGVADAQDQCPNTPAGTQVDARGCPLDSDGDGVNDADDRCPTVAGTAENGGCPRKVLPRGKNRGSVKDTTFIRFETNKAVLKKLSFRTLDDIVRFMKANPEFTIKIEGHADARGTDEYNMALSQRRADAVSRYLTAKGRLAKARVTTEALGESRPMATNDTPEGMAQNRRAEIQLVVTDDLMVDDPSATPSGTTPGSTTPGGTTPGGTTTPGTTTPGTTTPGTTTPGTTTPGTTTPGTTPN is encoded by the coding sequence ATGAAACAAATTTTTAAACGAGCAGGAGCAGTAGCATTAGGCCTTTGCGGTTTAGTAGCTACTACTACAAACGCGCAAACAGCAGACAAAAAATGGGCGATAGGTGCTCATGCCAACGTGGTTCAATACCGCGGTGATGATGGTTCTGAATTCTATGACAGCCAAGAAGGTAGAGTTGGTTATGGTTTAACTTTTTCACGTTACTTAAACCGGGCTCTGGACTTTTCCATTCAAGCAAATCGCTCCCGAATTGATTACAACAACAACGTATTAGGTGGTGGACCTTACGTTCCGGGTGGCCGGTTAAATTATTACTTCGATGGTCATATGACCACCGTAGTGGGTGCCTTTAAATTTAAGATTGGATCTTTAATTAAAGAAGGTGCTCGCTTTGACCCTTATTTGATGGCTGGTTACGGCGGCGCTTTTGCCAAAACCAGTGGCCGGGGTGGTTATGGCATGTGGCCTAGCCAGACTGGCTCTTACATTAACGACGGATCTTATGCAAATGACTTAGTTCTGGGCGCAGTTGGCCTAAACATTCGTTTCAGCGAAACAGTTGCTTTAACCTTACAAACTGGTCAGTTGTATTTATTTACGGACCAGTTAGATGGCTGGAGAGGCCAAGATGCCGATTTACATGATCGTTTTTTACAGCATACCGCTGGCTTAACCTTTAGCTTAGGTAAAGCCAAAGATGCCGACATGGACGGTGTGCCTGATAGAAAAGATAAATGTCCGGATACACCAACCGGGGTAAAAGTGGACGAAAATGGTTGCCCAGTTGATACCGATAAAGATGGCGTTGCTGATTACCAGGATAACTGCCCAGACGTAGCCGGTGTAGCTGCGCTGAATGGTTGCCCAGATAAAGATAACGACGGTGTAGCAGATGCCCAAGATCAGTGTCCGGATCAACCAGGTACTCCTGCCTTAAATGGTTGCCCAGATGCGGATGCCGATGGTGTAGCCGATGCCCAAGATCAGTGCCCGAATACGCCAGCCGGAACACAGGTTGATGCCAGAGGTTGCCCACTTGACTCCGATGGGGATGGTGTAAATGATGCTGATGACAGATGCCCAACCGTTGCTGGTACTGCTGAAAACGGTGGTTGCCCACGTAAAGTATTACCAAGAGGTAAAAACAGAGGCTCTGTAAAAGATACTACGTTCATCCGTTTCGAAACTAACAAAGCGGTATTGAAAAAATTATCTTTCAGAACATTAGATGATATCGTACGGTTCATGAAAGCTAACCCTGAGTTTACCATTAAAATTGAAGGACACGCCGATGCCCGTGGTACCGATGAATACAACATGGCTCTGTCACAACGTCGGGCTGATGCCGTATCTCGTTACTTAACTGCGAAAGGACGTTTAGCTAAAGCTCGGGTAACTACTGAAGCCTTAGGTGAATCACGGCCAATGGCTACCAACGATACTCCGGAAGGAATGGCTCAGAACCGTCGTGCCGAAATCCAGTTAGTAGTAACCGATGATTTAATGGTCGACGATCCTTCAGCTACTCCAAGTGGAACAACTCCAGGTAGCACTACTCCAGGAGGTACAACTCCAGGTGGAACTACTACTCCGGGTACTACAACACCAGGCACCACAACCCCTGGTACTACAACACCAGGAACTACCACTCCGGGTACAACTACCCCAGGTACTACTCCTAATTAA
- a CDS encoding aminopeptidase P N-terminal domain-containing protein: MKYEQIHSELFIYNRANFAKHLQKCSLAVFHSNDVMPTNADGTMAFRQNNDLFYLSGIDQEESILLLFPDTRDVRHREVLFLRETNDLILTWEGYKLTKEQAQQVSGIKTIYWLSEFKQVFNTLMAEVENVYLNTNEHTRAVVEVETRDARFIKWCKENYPLHHYYRSAPVMHTLRAIKSDIEIELIKKACAITEKAFLRLLRFIKPGVMEYEIEAEIAHEFLRNRSRGPAYGSIIASGTNACILHYVDNNQECKDGEVILMDFGAEYANYAADLTRSVPVNGTFTKRQRDVYQGVLNVLEAARKMLVPGNTLDQYHAFVGTIMENELIKLDLLNENDVRHQDPQQPLYKKYFMHGTSHFLGLDVHDVGNKYRTFEPGMVFTCEPGIYIREEGLGIRLENDILITRHGPQDLMASIPLQPQDIERIMQES, from the coding sequence ATGAAATACGAACAGATCCATTCTGAATTATTTATTTACAACCGCGCAAATTTTGCCAAACACCTGCAAAAATGCTCCCTGGCTGTTTTTCACTCGAATGATGTAATGCCCACCAATGCCGATGGTACCATGGCCTTTCGGCAAAACAACGATTTATTTTACCTGAGCGGCATTGACCAGGAAGAAAGTATTTTACTATTGTTTCCGGATACCCGTGATGTACGCCACCGGGAGGTGCTTTTTCTGCGGGAAACCAATGATTTAATTTTAACCTGGGAAGGCTACAAACTTACCAAAGAACAAGCGCAGCAAGTTTCGGGTATTAAAACCATTTACTGGCTCTCTGAATTTAAGCAGGTTTTTAACACCTTAATGGCCGAGGTTGAAAATGTTTACCTGAACACCAACGAGCACACCCGCGCCGTAGTAGAAGTAGAAACCCGCGATGCCCGTTTTATAAAATGGTGTAAAGAAAACTATCCCTTGCATCATTATTACCGGAGTGCTCCTGTTATGCATACCCTGCGGGCGATAAAATCCGATATTGAAATTGAACTGATTAAAAAAGCGTGCGCTATTACCGAAAAAGCTTTTTTACGCTTACTCCGTTTTATCAAACCCGGCGTAATGGAGTACGAAATTGAAGCCGAAATTGCGCATGAGTTTTTGCGTAACCGTTCGCGGGGCCCGGCTTACGGTTCTATAATTGCTTCCGGCACCAATGCCTGTATTTTGCATTACGTAGATAATAACCAAGAATGTAAAGACGGTGAAGTTATTTTGATGGACTTTGGGGCCGAGTACGCCAACTACGCCGCTGATTTAACCCGCAGCGTGCCGGTAAATGGCACTTTTACCAAGCGCCAGCGCGATGTGTACCAAGGCGTTTTAAACGTACTGGAAGCAGCTCGCAAGATGTTAGTTCCGGGCAATACCCTGGATCAGTACCACGCCTTTGTGGGCACCATTATGGAAAACGAACTAATTAAACTGGATTTGCTGAACGAGAACGATGTGCGCCACCAGGATCCGCAGCAACCTTTGTATAAAAAATACTTCATGCACGGTACTTCGCACTTTTTAGGTTTAGATGTACACGACGTAGGTAACAAATACCGCACCTTCGAGCCCGGTATGGTGTTTACCTGCGAACCCGGTATTTATATCCGCGAAGAAGGCTTAGGTATTCGTTTGGAAAATGATATTTTAATTACCCGCCACGGTCCACAGGATTTAATGGCGAGCATCCCTCTACAACCACAAGATATTGAAAGAATTATGCAAGAATCTTAA